In Thermomicrobiales bacterium, one DNA window encodes the following:
- the nosZ gene encoding Sec-dependent nitrous-oxide reductase, producing the protein MGISTDLAKERVNRRTMIKGAAGVTATGAALGIGARMGDNGVKASSLQESVEAIAEARGLTPQDVQAALKTFVPSGVHDDFLIFSSGGQSGQVLVIGVPSMRLLKVIAVFAPEPWQGFGFSTETQEVLAQGAVNGQVLTYGDTHHPGLSETEGEYDGQWLFINDKSNARIGVIDLRDFETKQIVKNPHIISNHGGTFVTPNTEYIIDGSQYATPHSWAYAPLENYADEYRGAMTFWKFDRDAGRIVPDQSFSVELPPYWNDLADAGKGPSMGWMFSNTFNTEMSFGTGGGDLPPVEVGASQRDMDYLTVINWEKAAEVVAAGKSEDMNGMQMIPMSVAVEEGLLWQVPEPKSPHGADVTPDGKYIVVSGKLDPHVTVYSFEKIQKAIADGNYEPDAFGVPVLDFESCVEAQVELGLGPLHTQFDDKGFAYTSLFLDSGIARWKVGGEGVEDGWTLVDMIPMQYNTGHICVAEGDTVSPAGHYMIGMNKWALDRFHPVGPLLPQNFQLIDISGEQLELIYDMPIGIGEPHYVQMIKSERLENIWEVYPEVGWNTMTQSPSDVAAQIGEERIERDGSNVTVYMTSIRSTIRPDFIDIKVGDTVTMNITNVEMALDATHGFVMPGQNINLSIEPGETTSVTFVADTPGTYPYYCTEFCSALHLEMMGYMLVSP; encoded by the coding sequence ATGGGTATATCGACAGATCTCGCGAAGGAACGAGTGAACCGGCGGACGATGATCAAGGGCGCCGCGGGTGTCACCGCAACAGGCGCCGCGTTGGGCATCGGCGCACGTATGGGCGACAACGGCGTCAAGGCAAGTTCGCTTCAGGAGAGTGTCGAAGCCATCGCCGAAGCGCGAGGGCTTACACCGCAAGATGTTCAGGCGGCGCTCAAGACGTTTGTCCCGAGCGGTGTGCACGACGATTTCCTGATCTTTAGCTCTGGCGGTCAGTCTGGTCAGGTGCTGGTAATCGGCGTTCCGTCGATGCGCCTGCTCAAAGTCATCGCCGTCTTCGCTCCCGAGCCATGGCAGGGCTTTGGGTTCTCGACCGAGACCCAGGAAGTCCTCGCCCAGGGCGCGGTCAACGGCCAGGTGCTGACCTATGGCGACACGCACCACCCCGGCCTCAGCGAGACCGAAGGCGAGTACGACGGACAGTGGCTTTTCATCAATGACAAGTCGAATGCCCGTATCGGCGTGATCGACCTGCGCGACTTCGAGACCAAGCAGATCGTCAAGAACCCGCACATCATCAGCAACCACGGCGGAACGTTCGTGACGCCGAACACCGAGTACATCATCGACGGTTCGCAATACGCGACTCCGCACTCGTGGGCGTATGCGCCGCTCGAGAATTATGCGGATGAGTACCGCGGCGCAATGACCTTCTGGAAGTTCGACCGCGATGCGGGCCGAATCGTTCCGGATCAGTCGTTCTCCGTCGAGCTTCCGCCGTATTGGAACGACCTCGCCGATGCCGGCAAGGGTCCGAGCATGGGCTGGATGTTCTCGAACACCTTCAACACCGAGATGTCCTTCGGCACCGGCGGTGGCGATCTGCCCCCGGTTGAGGTCGGCGCATCGCAGCGCGATATGGACTACCTGACCGTCATCAACTGGGAGAAGGCGGCGGAAGTCGTGGCGGCGGGCAAGTCCGAGGACATGAATGGGATGCAGATGATCCCGATGTCCGTGGCCGTCGAGGAAGGCTTGCTGTGGCAAGTCCCCGAGCCGAAGAGCCCGCACGGCGCCGATGTCACCCCGGACGGGAAGTACATCGTCGTCTCGGGCAAGCTCGATCCGCATGTGACCGTCTATAGCTTCGAGAAGATCCAGAAAGCGATCGCCGACGGGAACTACGAGCCGGATGCGTTCGGTGTTCCGGTGCTCGACTTCGAGTCTTGTGTCGAAGCCCAGGTGGAGCTCGGTCTTGGGCCCCTCCACACGCAGTTCGACGACAAGGGCTTTGCCTACACCAGCCTCTTCCTCGACAGCGGTATCGCGCGGTGGAAGGTTGGCGGAGAAGGAGTCGAAGACGGCTGGACGCTGGTCGACATGATTCCGATGCAATACAACACCGGCCACATCTGCGTCGCAGAGGGTGACACCGTTTCCCCGGCCGGGCATTACATGATCGGCATGAACAAGTGGGCGCTCGATCGCTTCCACCCGGTGGGACCGCTGCTGCCCCAGAACTTCCAGTTGATCGACATCAGTGGCGAGCAGCTGGAACTGATCTACGACATGCCGATTGGCATCGGCGAGCCGCACTACGTCCAGATGATCAAGTCGGAGCGCCTCGAGAACATCTGGGAGGTCTATCCGGAGGTCGGCTGGAACACGATGACGCAATCGCCGTCGGACGTTGCCGCCCAGATTGGCGAAGAGCGGATCGAGCGAGATGGCAGCAATGTCACCGTCTACATGACGTCGATTCGCAGCACGATCCGGCCCGACTTCATCGACATCAAGGTGGGTGACACCGTCACAATGAACATCACCAATGTCGAGATGGCGCTGGATGCCACGCACGGGTTCGTGATGCCTGGTCAGAACATCAACCTGAGCATCGAGCCGGGAGAGACGACATCGGTCACCTTTGTCGCCGACACACCGGGAACCTACCCGTACTACTGCACCGAGTTCTGCTCGGCCCTGCACCTCGAAATGATGGGCTACATGCTGGTTAGCCCGTAG
- a CDS encoding nitrous oxide reductase family maturation protein NosD, whose translation MRRSPSASAARWLLLGLLPALLLISFAAAPNADARQESNQTADIVVCSDCDVTTIAEAIQLAKDGDRIEVRGGVFPGGLTIDTSIELIGVDDPVIDGNGAGTLVLVTAPDVTIDGFTLRNTGSSHDKEDSAILVDAPGATVVNNRIENALFGIYLRQAPNSVIRNNSVTALSVDVAMRGDGIRVWYSDDVTIDGNTATDGRDIILWYSNDALVTNNSFDRNRYGMHLMFSDRATIEENSFDSNTIGLYVMYSRDVRIVSNSLSNNVGATGGGLGMKDVDGALVEGNRFVNNQTGIQIDTSPREPNIEHYFIGNVIAFNDIGVALQPAVKNNTFIDNAFIDNTEHVSVLGRGELKGISWAEDGTGNYWSDYAGYDANGDGIGDLPYVSQQLFESLLSDHPELRLFAYSPASMAIDFAAKAFPSFRPAVRFEDPYPLMSATASPYLPPIDGESESRRVVLGVSGVVALGAALAGAHHVRRRRHFDPIAAVPNHEVKSA comes from the coding sequence ATGCGCCGGTCGCCTAGCGCCAGCGCTGCCCGGTGGTTGCTCCTGGGTCTGCTTCCAGCGCTTCTCCTCATCTCCTTCGCGGCCGCGCCGAATGCCGACGCGCGCCAGGAGTCCAATCAAACAGCTGACATCGTTGTTTGCAGCGACTGCGACGTAACGACGATCGCAGAAGCGATCCAGCTCGCCAAGGACGGGGATCGCATCGAGGTGCGCGGAGGGGTCTTTCCAGGTGGACTGACCATCGATACCTCGATCGAGCTCATCGGGGTCGACGACCCTGTTATCGACGGCAACGGCGCGGGCACCCTGGTGCTGGTCACCGCGCCGGACGTCACAATCGATGGATTCACGCTGCGCAACACTGGTTCGAGCCACGACAAGGAAGACAGCGCTATCCTGGTGGATGCTCCCGGCGCCACTGTGGTCAACAACCGCATCGAGAATGCGCTCTTCGGGATCTATCTTCGCCAGGCTCCCAATTCGGTGATCAGGAACAATTCGGTCACGGCGCTTTCGGTCGATGTCGCCATGCGAGGAGACGGTATCCGCGTTTGGTACTCGGACGATGTCACCATTGACGGGAACACCGCAACCGACGGCCGGGACATCATTCTCTGGTATTCGAACGACGCGCTGGTCACCAACAACTCATTCGACCGCAACCGCTATGGCATGCATCTCATGTTCAGCGACCGTGCGACCATCGAAGAGAACTCGTTCGACAGCAACACCATTGGTCTCTATGTCATGTACAGCCGCGATGTCCGCATCGTCAGCAATTCGCTTTCCAACAATGTCGGCGCCACCGGCGGTGGGCTGGGCATGAAGGACGTCGACGGCGCGCTGGTCGAGGGAAACCGGTTTGTCAACAACCAAACTGGCATCCAGATCGACACCTCGCCACGCGAACCCAACATCGAGCACTACTTCATCGGAAATGTCATTGCCTTCAATGACATCGGCGTTGCGCTGCAACCCGCAGTGAAAAACAACACGTTCATCGACAACGCCTTTATCGACAACACCGAGCATGTGAGCGTGCTTGGGCGCGGCGAGCTCAAGGGAATCTCCTGGGCCGAGGACGGGACAGGGAACTATTGGAGCGACTATGCGGGCTACGATGCCAATGGCGACGGGATCGGTGACCTCCCCTATGTCTCGCAGCAGTTGTTCGAATCCTTGCTGAGCGATCATCCGGAACTGCGGTTGTTTGCCTACAGCCCGGCGTCGATGGCGATCGATTTCGCTGCCAAGGCATTTCCGTCGTTTCGGCCAGCCGTCCGGTTCGAGGATCCATACCCGCTGATGAGCGCGACGGCCTCTCCCTATCTCCCGCCAATCGATGGGGAATCCGAATCCCGTCGCGTCGTCCTGGGGGTCTCAGGCGTCGTGGCTCTTGGCGCGGCGCTGGCTGGCGCGCATCATGTGCGCCGTCGTCGTCACTTCGATCCCATTGCAGCCGTCCCCAACCATGAGGTGAAATCGGCATGA
- a CDS encoding cytochrome C, with product MAIAGAPPVNGTTVDKPKHAWWANAVARARATWIQIPILIASAALLIASIFFAYWNIVLRAPQYPKGLSVDVYVNKLEDMRSVREVDGLNHYIGMIKLTDAASIERMISVYALGIMAILAVVSVFLPGWWRLLARLPIVLYPVVFVADLFGWLYYAGNNLDPTAALSSSISEFTPRIFGEGVIGQFTTKATFETGFWLAVAAALLALVAIVLDWRARRHAPVA from the coding sequence ATGGCTATTGCCGGAGCTCCTCCTGTCAACGGAACGACAGTTGACAAACCGAAACACGCATGGTGGGCAAACGCAGTCGCGCGCGCACGCGCGACATGGATTCAGATCCCGATCCTGATCGCCTCCGCCGCCCTCCTGATTGCATCGATCTTCTTCGCCTACTGGAACATTGTGCTTCGCGCACCGCAGTACCCCAAGGGTCTCTCGGTCGATGTCTACGTGAACAAGCTCGAAGACATGCGCTCGGTGCGAGAGGTCGACGGGCTCAACCACTACATCGGAATGATCAAGCTCACCGATGCCGCCTCGATCGAGCGCATGATCTCGGTCTACGCTCTGGGCATCATGGCGATTCTGGCGGTCGTTTCCGTCTTCCTTCCCGGTTGGTGGCGACTGCTGGCCAGGCTTCCGATCGTGCTCTATCCGGTCGTGTTCGTAGCCGATCTCTTTGGATGGCTCTACTACGCGGGGAACAATCTCGATCCCACCGCCGCCCTGAGCAGCTCTATCAGCGAGTTCACCCCGCGCATCTTCGGCGAAGGCGTGATCGGTCAGTTCACGACGAAAGCGACGTTCGAGACTGGATTCTGGCTCGCAGTTGCGGCCGCTCTGCTCGCGCTGGTCGCAATCGTGCTGGACTGGAGGGCTAGGCGCCATGCGCCGGTCGCCTAG
- a CDS encoding aminotransferase class I/II-fold pyridoxal phosphate-dependent enzyme: protein MGEQGDGLAPATIAVKGGNEHTSGSGVSPSIQLSSTFVHAGDPGNPDDGIYSYGRGGSPGFTELERAIAELEHGTDAVVFNAGISAAIAALAEGANGTAVVLPYDAYYGIRARASELLPQRGIEVRFVDQSNLDDLRETLDGASLLWTETPTNPLLAIADLEAVGNLCAEMGIPWFCDNTFATPISQNPLEYGAAGAMHSVTKYIGGHSDLILGAVAVNDSALAGRLRGRRGDVGTQPDGFTCWLARRGSQTLAVRFERQCENALELARRLDAHPAVEHVYYPGLPAHPGHATAKKQMRGFFGAMLSFVARGGQEAAQRVVDRCEIFVPATSLGGVESLIERRARWTAESAHPALLRLSIGIEDVEDLWRDLESALSSGGNS from the coding sequence ATGGGTGAGCAGGGCGACGGACTGGCTCCGGCAACCATCGCAGTCAAGGGCGGCAACGAGCACACCAGCGGGTCCGGTGTTTCGCCGTCGATTCAGCTTTCATCGACGTTCGTTCATGCCGGAGATCCAGGCAACCCGGACGACGGCATTTACTCCTACGGGCGCGGGGGATCGCCAGGGTTCACTGAGCTCGAGCGTGCGATTGCCGAACTGGAGCATGGAACGGACGCGGTCGTCTTCAACGCCGGAATCTCCGCCGCCATTGCGGCGCTTGCCGAAGGCGCCAATGGAACGGCTGTCGTGTTGCCCTACGATGCCTACTATGGCATTCGCGCTCGTGCATCTGAACTGCTGCCGCAGCGAGGCATCGAGGTCCGTTTCGTCGATCAATCGAACCTCGACGATCTGCGCGAAACGCTCGACGGCGCCTCGCTCTTGTGGACAGAGACTCCCACCAACCCGTTGCTTGCTATCGCTGACCTGGAAGCGGTCGGCAACCTATGCGCGGAGATGGGCATCCCCTGGTTCTGCGACAACACCTTTGCCACCCCGATATCGCAGAATCCGCTCGAATACGGCGCGGCTGGCGCCATGCACAGTGTCACCAAGTACATTGGCGGACACAGCGATCTGATCCTTGGCGCGGTGGCCGTGAACGACTCGGCCCTCGCCGGTCGGTTGCGCGGTCGTCGTGGCGATGTTGGGACGCAACCGGACGGGTTTACCTGCTGGCTGGCGCGGCGTGGTTCGCAAACGCTGGCGGTGCGTTTCGAACGGCAGTGCGAGAACGCCCTCGAACTGGCCCGCCGGCTCGATGCTCATCCTGCGGTGGAACATGTCTACTATCCTGGGCTCCCGGCCCATCCCGGGCATGCGACTGCAAAGAAGCAGATGCGGGGTTTCTTCGGCGCCATGCTCTCGTTCGTTGCAAGAGGAGGGCAGGAAGCCGCGCAACGGGTGGTCGACCGCTGCGAGATCTTCGTGCCCGCCACCAGTCTCGGTGGGGTCGAATCATTGATCGAGCGCCGCGCACGTTGGACCGCGGAGTCGGCTCATCCTGCCCTTCTTCGTCTTTCGATCGGTATCGAGGATGTCGAAGACTTGTGGCGAGATCTGGAAAGTGCCCTCTCATCGGGAGGGAATAGCTGA